A genomic segment from bacterium encodes:
- the kynU gene encoding kynureninase: MIDYQTNRHFALAMDAEDPLAEFRNRFHLPKTRSGEDCVYLCGNSLGPMPKTARAHVEQELSDWERLAVDGHVKAKNPWTTYHERFTRQLAGLVGAKPVEVVAMNTLTVNLHLMMVSFYRPTPQRHKVVMEANAFPSDQYAVRSQIAVHGYDPATSLVELHPRPGEATLRTEDMEAYLREHGESVALVLLGVVNYYTGQAFDLQRLTQAAQARGCVIGFDLAHAVGNLLLRLHEWQVDFAVWCSYKYLNAGPGAVAGCFVHEHHGDARDLPRFAGWWGHDQSRRFLMEPAFQPIFGAEGWQLSNPPILSMAPLKAALDLFDEVGMPRLRAKSELLTGYLEFLLNQFGGDMLTIITPADKAQRGAQLSLRVRNNGRALFQALLARHFICDWREPDVIRVAPAPLFNTFLDVYRFAGAVRGSLL; encoded by the coding sequence ATGATTGATTATCAAACCAACCGCCATTTTGCCCTGGCGATGGATGCCGAAGATCCGCTGGCGGAATTTCGCAATCGTTTTCATCTACCCAAAACCAGAAGCGGCGAAGATTGTGTTTATCTCTGCGGCAATTCACTCGGCCCGATGCCGAAGACGGCCAGGGCCCACGTGGAGCAGGAGCTGAGCGACTGGGAGCGTCTGGCGGTCGATGGTCATGTCAAAGCAAAGAATCCCTGGACGACATATCACGAGCGGTTCACGCGCCAGCTCGCGGGCCTGGTAGGCGCCAAACCCGTGGAGGTGGTCGCGATGAACACGCTCACCGTCAATCTGCATTTGATGATGGTGTCCTTCTACCGGCCGACGCCGCAGCGCCACAAAGTGGTGATGGAAGCCAACGCGTTTCCATCCGACCAATATGCCGTCAGATCACAAATTGCCGTTCACGGGTATGATCCGGCAACGTCGTTGGTGGAGCTGCACCCGCGGCCGGGCGAAGCCACGCTGCGCACGGAGGACATGGAGGCGTATCTGCGCGAACACGGCGAGAGCGTTGCGCTGGTGTTGCTCGGCGTGGTGAATTATTACACGGGGCAGGCCTTCGACCTGCAGCGGTTGACGCAGGCGGCGCAGGCGCGGGGCTGCGTGATCGGCTTCGATCTCGCGCATGCGGTGGGCAACCTTCTGCTGCGGCTGCATGAGTGGCAGGTTGATTTCGCGGTGTGGTGTTCCTACAAATACCTGAATGCCGGCCCGGGCGCAGTGGCCGGTTGCTTTGTGCACGAACACCACGGCGACGCGCGCGATTTGCCGCGCTTCGCGGGCTGGTGGGGGCATGATCAGAGCCGGCGTTTTTTGATGGAGCCGGCGTTTCAACCGATTTTCGGTGCCGAAGGCTGGCAGCTCAGCAATCCGCCTATCCTGTCCATGGCGCCGTTGAAAGCTGCACTCGACCTCTTCGATGAAGTCGGCATGCCGCGCTTGCGCGCCAAGAGTGAACTGCTCACCGGTTATTTGGAATTCCTGCTCAATCAGTTTGGCGGAGACATGCTCACCATCATCACGCCGGCAGACAAGGCACAGCGCGGGGCGCAGCTTTCCCTGCGCGTGCGCAACAACGGCCGCGCGTTGTTTCAAGCCCTGCTGGCGCGCCATTTCATCTGTGATTGGCGTGAGCCGGATGTCATTCGCGTGGCGCCCGCGCCGCTGTTCAACACCTTCCTCGATGTGTATCGCTTTGCCGGCGCCGTACGCGGCAGCCTGCTTTGA
- a CDS encoding FAD-dependent monooxygenase: MRTTPASPTVTLIGAGLAGPLLAIYLARRGFAVEVYERRPDFRQVALRAGRSINLALSVRGFHALAEVGISDSIMKIAVPMRGRMMHAVSGELTFQPYGKDETEVIYSVSRANLNLTLVNEAEKFGNVTFHFAQRCLGMDFKKSELKLRHVPSGSESLLPAQPVIATDGSASAIRLDMLRWGRFNYSQQHLEYGYKELTIPAGPGGAYRLEKNALHIWPRRTYMLIALPNLDGSCTCIFFFPFRGEPSFASLSTPDLVKDFFAAQFPDAAALMPNLLHEYFANPTGSMVTIKCDPWYVEGKMTLLGDAAHAIVPFFGQGVNCAFEDCTYLNQCLAQYGADWARVFAEHQRLRKANTDAIAELALENFIEMRDLVADERFLLRKKVEQALEKKYPDTFVPKYSMVTFRRVPYAVALARGKIQDKILLELCRASTTVAEVDWQHADHLIRSRLSPLT, translated from the coding sequence ATGCGAACAACCCCTGCATCCCCCACAGTCACCTTGATTGGCGCCGGCCTGGCCGGGCCGCTGCTGGCCATCTATCTCGCCCGGCGCGGCTTTGCCGTCGAGGTTTATGAACGCCGGCCGGATTTTCGTCAGGTCGCTTTGCGCGCGGGCCGTTCGATCAACCTCGCGCTATCGGTGCGCGGCTTTCATGCGCTGGCGGAAGTCGGCATCTCCGACAGCATCATGAAGATTGCCGTGCCCATGCGCGGCCGCATGATGCACGCGGTCAGCGGTGAGCTGACGTTCCAACCCTACGGCAAGGATGAGACGGAAGTCATCTACTCGGTCTCACGCGCCAATCTCAATCTCACCCTGGTCAATGAAGCCGAGAAGTTCGGCAACGTCACGTTTCACTTCGCGCAGCGCTGCCTGGGCATGGATTTCAAAAAGAGCGAACTGAAGCTGCGCCACGTACCCTCCGGTAGCGAATCCCTGCTGCCGGCGCAGCCGGTGATCGCCACCGACGGCTCAGCCTCCGCGATTCGGCTGGATATGCTGCGCTGGGGCCGATTCAACTATTCGCAGCAACACCTCGAATATGGCTACAAGGAACTGACTATTCCTGCCGGGCCCGGCGGCGCCTACCGCCTGGAGAAGAACGCCCTGCATATCTGGCCGCGGCGCACCTACATGCTGATTGCGCTGCCCAACCTCGACGGCAGCTGCACCTGCATTTTTTTCTTTCCCTTCCGGGGCGAGCCGAGCTTCGCAAGCCTGAGCACGCCGGACCTTGTGAAGGATTTCTTCGCCGCGCAATTTCCGGATGCGGCCGCGTTGATGCCGAATCTCCTCCACGAGTATTTCGCCAATCCCACCGGCAGCATGGTCACGATCAAATGCGACCCCTGGTATGTCGAAGGCAAGATGACCCTCTTGGGAGATGCGGCGCATGCCATCGTGCCGTTCTTCGGTCAGGGCGTCAATTGCGCCTTCGAGGATTGCACCTACTTGAATCAATGCCTGGCGCAATACGGCGCTGACTGGGCACGCGTGTTCGCCGAGCATCAGCGCTTGCGCAAAGCCAACACCGACGCCATCGCCGAGCTGGCGCTGGAGAATTTCATCGAGATGCGCGACCTGGTCGCAGATGAAAGATTTCTGCTGCGCAAGAAGGTCGAGCAAGCGCTGGAGAAAAAGTATCCGGACACATTCGTCCCGAAATACTCGATGGTCACTTTTCGCCGCGTGCCCTATGCCGTGGCCTTGGCGCGCGGAAAGATTCAAGATAAGATCCTGCTGGAATTGTGCCGCGCCAGCACGACGGTTGCGGAAGTCGATTGGCAGCACGCCGATCATCTGATTCGCAGCCGGCTTTCACCATTAACCTGA
- the nadC gene encoding carboxylating nicotinate-nucleotide diphosphorylase, with translation MSWDKVNLSRVDEILAQALAEDLGRGDLTCAAVLPPGATARAKILSKDTGVIAGLPLAERVFRRLDHSMAVSTLCCDGDRVSPGATLMRLNGQAAAILSGERTALNLLGRCSGIATLTAQFVAAVREYPVKILDTRKTAPLLRELDRYAVRLGGGENHRMGLDAMILLKENHLKQVGGIASALQRVLRWRAQAGSPAKIEIEVTDLGELEAALAFPVDRIMLDNFSFERMAQGVKLAAGRGELEASGGVTLQNVEKIAATGVQYISVGALTHSVKNFDLTLLVG, from the coding sequence ATGTCCTGGGATAAAGTCAACCTGTCACGCGTGGACGAAATTCTGGCGCAGGCGCTGGCAGAAGATCTCGGCCGTGGCGACTTGACGTGTGCGGCGGTGTTGCCACCAGGCGCAACCGCGCGTGCCAAAATTCTCAGCAAAGACACCGGCGTCATTGCCGGCCTGCCGCTGGCAGAGCGCGTGTTCCGCAGGCTGGATCACAGCATGGCGGTGAGTACGCTTTGTTGCGATGGTGATCGGGTCAGCCCGGGTGCGACCTTGATGCGGCTGAACGGGCAGGCCGCGGCGATTCTGAGCGGCGAACGCACGGCCTTGAATCTGCTCGGCCGCTGTTCGGGAATTGCCACATTGACCGCCCAATTCGTGGCCGCCGTGCGAGAATACCCCGTCAAGATTCTCGACACGCGCAAAACCGCGCCGCTGCTGCGCGAGTTGGACCGCTATGCGGTGCGCCTCGGCGGCGGCGAGAATCATCGCATGGGGCTTGATGCCATGATTCTTCTCAAGGAAAATCATCTCAAACAGGTGGGCGGTATTGCCAGTGCGCTGCAACGCGTACTGCGCTGGCGCGCGCAGGCGGGGTCTCCGGCCAAGATCGAAATCGAGGTGACCGATCTTGGTGAACTGGAAGCAGCGCTGGCGTTTCCAGTCGATCGCATCATGCTGGACAACTTTTCGTTCGAGCGGATGGCGCAGGGAGTCAAGCTGGCTGCCGGCCGCGGCGAATTGGAAGCCTCCGGCGGCGTGACGCTGCAGAATGTCGAGAAGATCGCAGCCACCGGCGTGCAGTACATTTCCGTAGGTGCGTTGACGCATTCGGTGAAGAATTTTGATCTCACCCTGCTGGTCGGTTAG
- a CDS encoding membrane dipeptidase, which produces MKFKQAVKVGVGTGLVSDDLTLLALAQRWPVATWFNWKVRNLSDDHLRRIAATSGLIGVGFWETACCGQDRQPSQRPCVTPQTSRALITLAWVLTSTGAVTMLCDASGMAQLTAALLQEGFNAGEIRQVTGGNLKELLRNCLPDSS; this is translated from the coding sequence TTGAAGTTCAAGCAAGCGGTCAAAGTGGGGGTTGGGACGGGCCTCGTCAGCGATGACCTCACCTTGCTGGCGCTGGCCCAGCGCTGGCCGGTTGCCACCTGGTTCAATTGGAAGGTGCGCAATCTCAGCGACGATCATCTGCGCCGCATTGCAGCAACCAGCGGCCTTATTGGTGTCGGATTTTGGGAGACGGCCTGCTGCGGCCAGGATCGGCAGCCATCGCAGCGGCCGTGCGTTACGCCGCAGACCTCGCGGGCGTTGATCACGTTGGCCTGGGTTCTGACTTCGACGGGCGCCGTGACCATGCTCTGCGATGCCAGCGGCATGGCGCAACTGACCGCCGCGCTGCTGCAGGAAGGATTCAATGCAGGAGAAATTCGCCAAGTGACGGGCGGTAACCTCAAGGAGCTGTTGCGCAACTGCCTGCCGGACAGCTCATGA
- a CDS encoding GWxTD domain-containing protein, protein MKYTWLSLSLIILLGCAGGQSHRLGGRQQSIGVLKFGVQTANIIDPSRQNRLWTILDVPHRSLQFERKTPNFVAQFELTLALRDDRGHAVQLIDDSRSVTVDSYDSTQPDSLYQRMAYFLDAPPGEYKLEVMVTDRVSKGRGFMVVPVVIRNLFSEDLTLSDVVLLDSPPREFPRQEQVIPSFRQRFNKVIYAFAQARHVRAGGRLQATLRIGHEETGNSNRADIDTTASQETVNIIFPIPPTQLGLGPLEISMTVTSDSRTAVSKRSLLVRWANRPAVAANNKAFDDYIEPLRLIMTGDQWKKVKNAAPEEQRRLLEQFWHERNPNPEASANLLEEEFYWRVGEVNSRYPWGKSQGWTTDRGRVYVIYGQPDEIARQYDRYGRTIEIWRYEDPAREFVFYDEQGDGRFHLVRQTNANLVSSAL, encoded by the coding sequence ATGAAATACACTTGGCTCAGCCTTTCGCTTATCATTCTGCTGGGATGCGCCGGCGGCCAGTCGCATCGTTTGGGCGGCCGCCAACAGTCGATCGGGGTGCTGAAATTCGGCGTGCAGACCGCCAACATAATCGACCCGTCGCGGCAAAACCGCTTGTGGACGATTTTGGATGTGCCGCATCGCAGCCTGCAGTTCGAGCGCAAAACGCCCAACTTCGTCGCGCAGTTCGAGCTGACCCTGGCGCTGCGTGACGATCGCGGCCATGCGGTCCAGCTCATCGATGATTCCCGCTCCGTCACCGTTGACAGCTATGACAGCACGCAGCCGGACTCGCTGTATCAGCGCATGGCCTACTTTCTCGACGCGCCGCCGGGCGAATACAAGCTGGAAGTCATGGTGACCGACCGTGTCTCCAAAGGCCGCGGCTTCATGGTGGTGCCCGTGGTGATTCGCAATCTATTCTCCGAAGACTTGACGTTGAGCGACGTAGTTCTGCTCGACAGCCCGCCCCGCGAATTCCCCCGGCAAGAGCAGGTGATTCCCTCTTTTCGGCAACGATTCAACAAGGTGATCTATGCCTTTGCGCAAGCGCGGCACGTGCGCGCCGGCGGCCGGCTGCAGGCTACGTTGCGCATCGGCCACGAGGAAACCGGCAACAGCAACCGCGCCGACATCGATACCACCGCCAGCCAGGAAACCGTCAACATCATCTTTCCCATTCCCCCGACCCAACTCGGCTTGGGACCATTGGAGATCAGCATGACGGTGACCTCCGACAGCCGCACGGCGGTCTCCAAACGCAGCCTGTTGGTGCGCTGGGCCAACCGCCCCGCGGTTGCAGCAAACAACAAGGCATTCGATGACTACATTGAGCCGCTGCGCTTGATCATGACCGGTGATCAATGGAAGAAGGTCAAGAACGCTGCGCCGGAAGAACAGCGCCGCCTGCTGGAACAATTCTGGCATGAACGCAACCCGAATCCGGAGGCCAGCGCCAATTTGTTGGAAGAGGAGTTTTATTGGCGTGTCGGAGAGGTCAACTCGCGTTATCCGTGGGGAAAAAGCCAGGGCTGGACGACCGATCGCGGGCGGGTTTACGTCATCTACGGCCAGCCGGATGAAATTGCCCGGCAGTATGATCGCTACGGCCGCACGATTGAAATCTGGCGCTACGAAGATCCCGCGCGCGAGTTCGTGTTCTACGATGAGCAGGGTGACGGCCGATTCCATCTGGTTCGGCAAACCAACGCCAATCTGGTCAGCTCGGCTTTGTGA
- a CDS encoding BamA/TamA family outer membrane protein, translated as MKRLLSVLTAAVLLPSLAWPQSFGQNKVQYATKDWKYIQSEHLDIYFYEGGEQIANFTSAVAESALVSLQRTFQFELIARIPFLVYNSHNDFQETNVTPGIQPESVGGFTEFFKGRIVLPYEGSNELFRHVVHHELLHAVLLQYFYGAGAGAVIRGITRFQLPLWLNEGLGEYESQHWDTNADNMIRDAVINDYLPPLSQLEYMAYQGGQSFYYWIERRYGRAKVTELLQELRTTRNVNVAFQNALGENLEVVSEQWQKTLKQWYWPEIERRQTPTDLASALTDHRKTSNYINNSPSLSPDGSRLAYLTDRSGLFDIHLLNAITGQDMGKLVSGQKQSGVEELKWLRPGISWAPDNNRLVFAAKSGWQDVLHVVDVQRRRIVRTYKPGFEGIWNPSWSPDGKHIAFTGMTKTRCDLYLVDVETEQLTQITDDEFSDFEPTWSPDGRWLAFSSDRGEPGENGDVPIWQHDYRNSDIYLIRPDGTSLQRITSGPSTETAPEFYHSADTLLYLSDRNGISNVYFHVLSTGEELPLTNMLVGIQQISIANSGQRLAFTSFYRGGYDIYLWRNPLEAVGKHAALTLTDAMKYRATPPDSLDAPQLASLSNEQTQGRPYQSFAFDRDFTRGIITNGTVTRGEIETPKDNLQSDGSFIVRDYKPRFSIDYVGGVTGYDPFFGLQGLGQMYLSDLTGNHQIGIGAYLNRSIANSDFALSYMYQGWRPNVYFAFGQQVSFYLSDLQGDFDLFGSIERFRFISLLSGVSYPFSRFDRIDFSAAYLYTIQDNLTYIDIPSLKSSAAIFSLEYTRDNTRWGYYGPDDNRRSSLMVSVSPGIGSIPREFATMQADFRRYKALSREWSLAWRLSGGASFGKQPQHFILGGIPNWLNREFARGLSTDDINDLTFSQFVYPVRGTNYYEQIGTRYALLNAEIRFPFIRFLLLQAPIPLFFQQVRGAIFFDAGSAWDESSGFRLFKRNRFDERVLDDVLAGFGYGIRFYSPIGLLRIDAAWNTDLQQYTKPRYLFSLGTDF; from the coding sequence ATGAAACGACTCTTGAGTGTGTTGACTGCCGCAGTTCTTCTGCCCAGCCTGGCCTGGCCCCAGAGTTTCGGTCAAAACAAAGTGCAATATGCCACCAAGGATTGGAAATACATACAGAGCGAGCACCTCGACATCTACTTCTATGAGGGCGGCGAGCAGATTGCCAACTTCACCAGTGCCGTGGCGGAGTCGGCGCTGGTCTCGCTGCAGCGGACTTTTCAGTTCGAACTGATCGCGCGCATTCCCTTCCTGGTTTACAATTCCCACAACGATTTTCAAGAAACCAACGTCACGCCCGGCATTCAGCCGGAGTCAGTCGGCGGCTTCACGGAATTCTTCAAAGGCCGCATCGTGCTGCCTTACGAGGGCTCCAATGAGCTGTTCCGGCACGTGGTTCACCACGAGCTGCTGCATGCGGTCCTGTTGCAGTATTTCTATGGCGCGGGCGCCGGCGCTGTGATTCGCGGCATCACGCGCTTCCAACTGCCGCTCTGGCTCAATGAGGGGCTGGGCGAGTATGAATCCCAACATTGGGATACCAACGCCGACAACATGATTCGCGATGCGGTGATCAACGACTATCTCCCGCCCCTCAGCCAGCTCGAGTACATGGCCTATCAAGGCGGGCAAAGCTTCTACTACTGGATCGAACGCCGCTACGGCCGCGCCAAGGTGACGGAACTGCTGCAGGAACTGCGCACCACGCGCAACGTGAACGTCGCGTTCCAAAACGCCCTCGGCGAAAACCTCGAAGTGGTCTCCGAGCAGTGGCAGAAGACACTAAAGCAATGGTACTGGCCGGAGATCGAGCGGCGGCAGACTCCTACCGATCTGGCCAGCGCGTTGACCGATCACCGCAAGACTTCCAACTACATCAACAACAGCCCCTCGCTCTCGCCCGATGGCTCGCGCCTGGCTTACTTGACCGACCGCTCCGGGCTGTTCGACATTCATTTGCTCAACGCCATCACCGGGCAGGACATGGGCAAGCTGGTGAGCGGCCAGAAGCAATCCGGCGTGGAAGAATTGAAATGGTTGCGGCCCGGCATCAGTTGGGCGCCCGACAACAACCGTTTGGTTTTCGCCGCCAAAAGCGGCTGGCAGGATGTGCTGCACGTGGTTGACGTGCAACGCCGAAGAATCGTACGCACCTACAAGCCGGGCTTCGAGGGCATTTGGAATCCCTCCTGGTCGCCGGACGGCAAACACATTGCCTTCACCGGCATGACGAAAACGCGCTGCGATCTCTATCTCGTGGACGTGGAAACCGAGCAGCTCACGCAGATCACTGACGACGAGTTTTCTGATTTTGAGCCGACCTGGTCACCCGACGGCCGCTGGCTGGCCTTCTCCTCCGACCGTGGTGAACCCGGTGAAAACGGCGATGTCCCCATCTGGCAGCACGACTATCGCAACAGCGACATCTACTTGATCCGGCCCGACGGCACCAGCCTGCAGCGGATCACCTCCGGCCCGAGCACGGAAACCGCGCCGGAGTTCTATCACAGCGCCGATACATTGCTGTATCTGTCCGACCGCAACGGCATCTCCAACGTCTATTTTCACGTGCTCTCCACCGGCGAAGAATTGCCGTTGACCAACATGCTGGTCGGCATCCAACAAATCTCGATCGCCAACAGCGGGCAGCGTCTCGCCTTCACTTCGTTCTATCGCGGCGGTTATGACATTTACCTGTGGCGCAATCCCCTGGAAGCCGTCGGCAAGCATGCCGCGCTCACGCTGACCGATGCAATGAAGTATCGTGCCACGCCTCCGGACAGTCTGGATGCGCCGCAGCTTGCCAGCCTGAGCAATGAGCAAACCCAGGGCCGGCCGTATCAGAGCTTTGCCTTTGATCGCGACTTCACCCGCGGCATCATCACCAACGGCACGGTCACGCGCGGAGAAATCGAAACACCCAAGGATAATTTGCAGTCCGACGGCAGTTTCATCGTCCGCGACTACAAGCCGCGCTTCAGCATCGACTATGTCGGCGGCGTCACCGGCTATGACCCCTTCTTCGGGCTGCAAGGCCTGGGGCAGATGTACCTTTCCGACTTGACCGGCAATCATCAAATCGGCATCGGCGCTTATCTCAACCGCTCCATCGCCAACAGCGATTTTGCCCTGAGCTACATGTATCAAGGCTGGCGGCCCAATGTCTATTTCGCCTTCGGCCAGCAGGTGAGCTTCTACCTCTCGGACCTGCAGGGTGATTTCGACCTGTTCGGCAGCATCGAACGCTTCCGCTTCATCAGCCTGCTCAGCGGCGTGAGCTACCCCTTCTCACGCTTCGACCGCATTGATTTTTCCGCGGCGTATCTGTACACGATTCAGGACAACTTGACTTACATCGATATTCCCTCGCTGAAAAGCTCGGCCGCGATTTTCTCACTGGAGTACACGCGCGACAACACGCGCTGGGGCTATTACGGCCCGGATGACAACCGGCGCAGCTCGCTGATGGTCTCGGTCAGCCCGGGCATCGGCAGCATTCCGCGCGAGTTTGCCACGATGCAAGCCGATTTTCGCCGCTACAAAGCGCTGTCGCGGGAATGGAGCCTGGCGTGGCGGCTCTCGGGCGGCGCCAGCTTCGGCAAGCAACCGCAGCACTTCATTCTCGGCGGCATTCCGAACTGGCTCAACCGTGAATTCGCCCGCGGGTTGAGCACGGATGATATCAATGATCTCACTTTCAGCCAGTTCGTCTATCCGGTGCGGGGCACCAACTACTATGAACAGATCGGCACGCGTTACGCCCTCCTCAACGCGGAAATCCGGTTTCCCTTCATCCGGTTCCTGCTGTTGCAGGCACCGATTCCGCTGTTCTTCCAGCAGGTGCGCGGTGCGATCTTTTTTGACGCCGGCAGCGCGTGGGATGAGAGCAGCGGCTTCCGCCTGTTCAAACGCAACCGCTTCGACGAGCGCGTGCTGGATGACGTCCTCGCCGGCTTCGGCTACGGCATCCGCTTTTACAGCCCAATCGGCTTGCTGCGCATCGACGCCGCCTGGAACACCGATCTGCAGCAATACACCAAACCGCGCTATCTGTTCTCGCTCGGCACCGACTTCTAA